TAGGAGCcctatttatttgtttttaattacattttaagaaaaatgactaaaagaaaaaatacaatgaattaatatatttagGATAATACAgtattcaaatatttacattaatttaatatttaaaacagtataaagaaaaagaaacatatctAATTAGTTTTATAGGTGCTTAAACATATACGAATTCAGTAGTTCTTAGCAAATTTTAACTATTGAACTTTGTGTTCAAAATAACCTTCCTATGATGTCAAATACTGAAACTATTTTAGAACTCTTGTGAGTTATCTTAGCACCACATTTTATCActtataactctttttttattatttttaccaaTAGAAAGTTTATAACCATGTTTTTATACCAATtgaatttcttatatttttcaaataattgtaATACCAAAAGATATTCTTAGAGTAATGTactttacaaattataaaagttgaaaatagCGATATATGGGCTCCATCTAATGATCTCAATGCGGGACCAGCATGTGATATACGAATGtctatatacattattttctctgttttgtaacAATAAACGAgtaatgaaattatattttattggcTTCAATTTGTAACAACCAACAAGAGGTCGAATGAGCCAACTAGAATACAGCCCACGATCAATAATCAAACCTATGAAacttccttctctctttcttttaacATTTCCAAACACTATATATACTAATGTCACTTACCTCGATTGTCCATCAAACAATACATTTGAGATATCAATACTCCTGTGAGAACAAAATGAAGCTTTCTTGTGGTACAAGCTTTGCGTTCTtacttctgtttcttcttgcgGCACAATCTGTGCATGTCTATGCGGGTAGCTTCCACAAAGACGTTCAGATACATTGGGGTGATGGCCGCGGAAAGATTCACGACAGAGATGGAaaacttctttctctctcgctcGACAAATCCTCTGGATCCGGTTTTCAGTCTAACCAGGAGTTTCTCTATGGCAAAGCCGAGGTTCAAATGAAACTTGTTCCTGGTAATTCAGCTGGAACAGTGACAACATTCTATGTAAGTTACATACAATTTTCAAACCGttttttgtcatcttttgCTATTCCTATAGTACATATATTTAGGCCTACATTAATTGAgtatgtttgtgtttatgatgACTTTGTGTAGCTAAAATCTCCGGGAACTACGTGGGATGAGATCGATTTCGAGTTCTTGGGAAACATAAGTGGTCATCCATATACTCTCCATACTAATGTTTACACAAAAGGCACAGGAGACAAAGAACAACAATTTCATCTATGGTTCGACCCAACCGTTAACTTTCACACTTATTGCATCACATGGAATCCTCAAAGGATTATGTAAGCGTAACCTTTGATACTTTGTATAATCTTATATGTTTTGAGGCTATGCGCTCATGAACTTACgttctcttctgtttttgcCCCTCTTACAGTTTTACGGTTGATGGAATTCCTATTAGAGAGTTCAAGAACCCCGAGGCGATTGGAGTCCCGTTCCCAACTAGACAACCAATGAGACTCTACGCGAGTCTTTGGGAAGCCGAGCATTGGGCAACAAGAGGAGGATTAGAGAAAACAGATTGGTCAAAAGCTCCTTTTACTGCTTTTTATAGAAACTACAATGTCGATGGATGTGTATGGGCTAATGGAAAATCATCTTGTTCCGCGAATTCCCCATGGTTCACTCAAAAACTCGATTCGAACGGCCAGACAAGAATGAAAGGTGTGCAAAGTAAATACATGATCTACAACTATTGCACCGATAAAAGAAGGTTTCCTCGAGGAGTTCCTGCCGAGTGCACTTAAATTCTTGATTCTTTGATACATGAATATGTTACTTGGCATTGCCTTTGTAACTCaatcaagtttttatttatttttatcatttatttgttGCTCATATATACAGTATGTGGTGTTTGTGTAAGATGTTTTAAGATTgaagtaataaaaataaattatggaAAAAAGCTTTCATTTGTTAACGTAATTAAATTTAACTGGCCGGCTTCACtagactttttaaaaagttaaaaacataGGTAGAGGAGTTCATTAATTCTACAATAATGCTTTGGAAGAACATAAATCATAGGCTTACTAATATGAAGAACTGATCTATCTGATATGAAGGTACTTTAATACTCTCCCCAGTAAGAACACTAAATTCTTTCATGTACTTGCACTGATTTACTAGTTTTTTGGTAAACAATATATGTTCGATTGTATCTAAAATTGATACATTGTTCTGGTGATCAATATACATTGtattctcaatttctcatcTTCCAGTTATAATAACAATACTATATGGTTCTTGGTACATAATCTTTtacttaacaaaaataattataatatatgagtTCGGAGAATTTGCTTTACCTGAGTTCTCGAGAGTGGTTATTAAGACGCTGCACACAGAGTATGCACACCCCAACCCCAACTTGCAGTATTCACTAACAGTATCACCTTgagtcaaaaataaaaaatacatacaacttgcatcaaaaataaaatcttgctctattttgtaataaataacaataatacAGCATAATAGAATGAAATCAATTTACCTTCTGTTTTGGGAATGACATGATGATATCCCACAGAACATGGCCCTGGACCGACTTTGCATCCAGTCATTGATTCACAATAACTCCTGATATAGACATCAGACGACAGACTTTATATTCAAGTTGAGCTTGTTCGGACTACTTGAATTTGTGCCATGAAAAGACTCATTATGATTTTACAGTCTTGCCTTCCATTTTTTAACTGATTTACCTGTTTGATGATAAAATGTATGTAGAGGAAAACCTTATAATTTATAAGCTCTTATTGATGAAATGGTGATGAAACTAAACTTACATatatactacaaaaaaaaaaaaaaaaatgccacCACACATTTCATCTATTTAATGTTTAACAGAGTCTAGCTAACACAATGGCTGCCACATGCTTCGATGACCAATGACCCACTCTTAAGTGCTCAAACTATTACACCTACTGATACGCTCCAGCAATCTTTCTAACTAATAATGGCGATCTAGAGAATTCCTTTGTGTTTCCACGTGTTCTGATTTTATAACTCCAGTCCCATGCAACTGAACGgaacatatataaatactcTGAATTTTATCATGTTACGTTCAGTTCACGTGCATGATGCGCAATAGGTGCCTCGGTGCAGAAAGTAAGAACTTGTCACGGCATTTAGATCAAAGGCTCTTGTGTTTCATATCTTCTTAGTCAACTCGAATATTCTTTAGTTCTGTTGGTGTCTCCAAACTACGAGATATTTGAGTTGTAACAAGGGTGTAACGCAGCTTTTGTGTGTGCTCACCTTGCAATGAATAACACCTTTGACTGtcttagaaaaaataatttaattttgcttCATGGAGCTCTGACAATAGATTCAATAGTACACAAATTGACTGAACACCCAAGAATATAATCCTTCTATCCATAGAACGTCTCAAAAGCAACTTTTTTCACAGGACACAAGATGATTAAACTTTGCTTCTTGACACTAGTAGTACCCAATAACAAATTGACTAAGCACCCAAAAATATTATCCTTCTATCCTGAGAACGTCTCACAGGATAACAGACAGAAATGAgaccatcttttttttttattgtagtCTTAGCTTTGATTTTCATTGCCAAAACCTTCATAAGACCGATTCGAAGGAACGAAAGCAGAAGGTTGTTTAGTTACAGCAGTCAAGATCTCTCCATAGCCCACAACTCCAACAAGAACATCATCTGAATCAGCCTCTGTAACCCAAACATGAGTAGCCCTGTGAGACAGCATCTGAGCCATAACAGCAGCTAATGAGCTCGATGTTTTGCAAGTTAGCGGCGCACTTCTTCCTCTGTACATGCTCCTACCGATGCTCAATCTTGTCGGGCTTGTCGGATTAAAACCGATGCTCCTGCTGCTGAACTTCTTGGCATTTGTTGCTGTTCCGTTCTGTTCTCCTCCTGGAAATGAAGTTTGGAGGAAGTCGCTGAATGATCTTGATGACATGTTGTCCTCAACTCCCATCACAAATTGTCCTGCATAGAGATTAGCTAGAGCCCAAGCTGCAGCTAGATAATCACATTTCCAGAGCTTTGAAGCTGAGATTTCTCCTATTATCTTGAACTGTTGTTCGTTTTCGGTTTGTTCCAACACGGCGATCGCACTAGGGTCACACAGTGGCCTACGAGTGGCTTCAATGGCTGGAAGAGAGGCTTCAATGAAGTTATagttttgattgatgattcCCAGAGTGGAGATTGATGTGAGTGGTAAAGGAGCTAATGCTCCAAGGACACCTATAAGGAAGCGGATCACGTCTTCCCTAGAGAGACAACAAAACTTGTCCCGGCTTGAAGTCATGGACGTAGTAGGCCTGTTGGTGGAGTCAGCAGAGAGACCACTGCTACTACTAGAGTTTTCACTGTTCTTCAGCCATTTTCCATTGTAAAGAATGGAGAACCTCTTGCTCATACCTCTCCAAACAACGCTTTTTGGAACCAGAAGTCGTCTCACTCCTTGTTTCATCATCTCCAAAGCATCTATCAACCTTGcattatatttgataaaagaaaatcatcatcataataaaaACTGGTATTTAAACAAGGAAGGTTATTCCATCAACAGACACATCAAATTCACTGCAACAAATGAATCATTTAATCAATAACTTTTGGACAAGAGCGCATTTTAAGCTCCTCATTTAGTCTTATgtaatcaacaaattagacaGAAGTTAAAGTTTATAAGatgaaaggaaacaaatcacaaaagtGAAATAAAGAATCCTTCTTGAACAGGGTGAGAATGATATGTAGAAACTTTTTGTAAGAGACTAAAACATAGTAATCCCTTTTATCTAGTAAAATGCTTACCATCACATGATCTAAGACAAAACTCTATTCATGTCatgtttttgtattatttagaTGACATAAAGTTTTATAATAGTCAATTACAAAGTTAGTTGCAGACATAAAAGAAGCATTGACTAAGGTCTAAGGGACGTTTAAGGGGGAAAAATAGAAGTCAAAAAGAGATTGGAACATTACAAACTATTCACTTTTTAGTATTTGGGTTTCCCCAGATGTTTGCAGCATTTTCCTAAACACTGAGCACAAGAAAACATTGTATATACTATTACTACCAAAGGTTGATAATTTGAGGCCCGAGGCCATGAACCTTACTATGTTATCACCCTCtaatcaatcaacaaaataagaagaaaaggagGTCCCACTAGAACATGAAGTTagatcaaatcatcaaaatatgaatattGAAAGCACATGGCCTATATGTACGAATTTCTCTGATTAGATCCAACCATGTTCTGAGAAATAAATGATGTAAGATGCAGTCAATTATCATATATGATTAGACCAAATAAACGGTACAAAATAATGGATCTTTGTTAGTTTTGAAGTTGAAACAAGTGACCAAACTTATCGAACTATGAGTCCTAGAAAGTACAATCTTTGAAAGGTCCTAAGAAGCGCCACTAGCACAAAACTCATTTATTCAAGTAATCAACTTTGGATTAAACTAAATCCACAGAAACTAGACTCAGAACACTATAATCAACAAATCAAACATCAATTTTTCATTGCCACATTTTACTAAAGTCAAGACTCCAACTTAAAAGGAAACTACTCTCAGACACAACAAACAGAATCAAACCAAGAAACAGTATCATTTATGAcataaatcaagaaacagTATCCTTTAAAGACAAAGTAACAGTACCTAGTCCCAGGATCAACCTGTTTCAATAGAGTATTGTCAGGAGAAACAACCTCAGAGACAGGAATCTTCAtagctttttcttcttgcaaACACTCAGTCTTAGCCAAAAACGCAACGATATCTAAAGAATTCAAAATCCCAACGAATCTTTGTTGTCTCATCTCACTATTCTCAACAAACCCAGGAAGCGAAGGTGTCGTTCTCTTCCTCCAAACCGGAATCCCACACTCCGTCGATTCTCCGATAGCTCTAATCGCAGATTCCACCGTCTCTGTTTCGTAGAACTCAACCATCTCTGGCTTTCCTACAGTTAAATCTCCCACCACATGATACAAGAACACTGACGCCATTAAAGAGATCACTAGATCTACTtcaatttgaagaagaagattggggAAAATTCTGAAGGAACAGAGAGTTAtaaaagagagtgaagaaagaTGAGGAGAAGGTGGAGGCCGGTGATTGGTGATCGGAGAAGGattaagagaagaaggaggagagaATTCACCATTGAAATCCCATGAATTGGTTTCTGAGACTTCTTTGATCAGAGCTTTGTGGATAGAGATTGAGTTTGTGCCTGTCCGTATAATTGTAATGAAATTTTTGgaagtaaagaagaaaaaaaaaacataacacgATGAAACATATGTTGGACGTATCTTATGTGTACTTTGGATCTTTGAtgtaataaaatgaaaacaaaataggtAACAAATTGTTAgaccaaaaacagaaatagaaaataggtaacaaatatcttaaaaataagaaaaaatatataaatgaaaaaataaagaagaaataattaGGACATATTATTTTACcccaaaaattaatatgattttagtgaaattgtttttttaagaagacACATGTTAGTAGGGATGTGTATTATCAATTTTGGGTAATAAattgacaaactaaaaaatggatcaataaatagaaaataagtaaaaagattttgacccaaaaaaaagttaaaagaatCTTAAAAAGACACATTTAagttggcaaaaaaaaaaagaatagacCATGTTATTATGAATGTGTATTATCAGTTTAGGATCTTGAAATTGTTGAGGAATGGTCCCATAATGGTAACAAAATGTCAAATTTCTAAAGACTACAAAAGGTCAGCACATGTGATTTCATTGAGACAGAGAAAGCCCTGAGGATGAGATGGGcacatgttttctttgtcatcTTCGTCTACACAGAGAGACCATTTTGTTTACTACAAAGTCACCAACACATTACTGATATTTTTACCTTCtcacatttatatatgtattgcaaaaatcagtaaaaactTGCGTATCAAAAATGATATGGAATCCATTGTCGTAAATCATTACAGTAAATATTGtctatattttgtaatataaagTTCCTCTTTATTCAGTTGTAAATGACACCAGTTCAATATGAAAGAAATTCAACGTAAAAGTTTCTTCACATTGTTACTCTCCTCTcattacactttttttttttctgccaTCAATCTTTCTTatatttatctcttttataTTCTTTCTATCATTATActctttaaaacataaaaagaagatgaattgacaaataatttacaatatattattctatttAATTACAACATATTTTCAGAACGATCACTCTACCACATCGATTTATTTATTACCGAAGTACGGCTATGCAACTCTTTTATAAACATAATGGTTTCATATGGTTGTTTAACGCATCATAATTTCTTTActgtttttaattctttaatATGGATGACTTAAATCACCTTATTTTTACGGATGATTTTAGTCaccatatattattttaatattttaatatagatgAGTTTAATcgttatattttatttgatactttaatttaatgCTTTAACATAGATGATTTTGatcatcatattttatttaatattttaatttactgTTTTAATATGGATGATTTAAatcatcatattttatttaatattttaatttactgCCTTAACATGGACAATTTAAATTACCATAACTTATTTACTTCTTTTACCGCTTTTAGTTTATTCTCTTAATATGGATGATTTAGTCACCATATCATAATCATATTATCGTCtatattatcattattattaaagGAGGCTCAGCCACCtatataaactaatatatcttcttgattatttgtttttgaactaAGATttcatttatcttttaaatctCAACAGTCAGACAAATTTAACTACCCATgctttaatatttgtttttacttttcaaacGGTTACTTAACCGctaataacaataattttcatctatatatacacttatttttcattaattcCTCTCACTCAAATATCtcattttttccaaaaaatattctCTCTCAAAAACTGACTCAtcggtttttagtttttataagagattttatatttgttttaatttacgGTTTACTCTTTGGAGAGTATTTTTCCTAAAACGTTTTGATGGTTattattatactttttaaaatgtaattgTATTGCTTATACAAGTACCTTCCAtgctataaaataaaatatcaaatttctaATAACGTTCTCCATGATTTTATATTAGAAATGAAATGACTAATATCGAGAAGCTTCGATTTACAGTCTTATACATTACTCAGACTTACTACATATCTTAGACCATCAATGTTAAGTTACGTTTGGAGTCTCTTGAGATAACGGAGACCTTAAAAGAGTATGATACTTCGATGGCccaagaaaaagtaaaatcgAATCTTCCTTAAAAGACAATTCGATAAAAGTGTATTATATGACTATGCACACATGCGAGATCTTAAAGAACTTTGGAAATCCTTAAAAGATCCTTTTGATCACCAACGAGATATCACCCTCCCACTTGCTTGGGATGAATGGCAAAGTCTAACGTTCCAAAACTTTGACAAAGTAATAAATTACAATTCTATCATGTTGGGATAAAAAAGCATTCCATGAAATTAATGCATTCGATGTTAAAAACTCAGTgatgaaaaacaaagtttttcgAAAACGATAGATATTATTTATCAAGAATCTTTTTCCGTTGGATAAAATAGATAATACAAGCAcacaaatttatcaaaatttgcGATCACGCAAATTCTTGTTGGACTAGAATTTAGGTGTCATAAATAAACTTAACTATATTTGCGAGTCTTTTGATCCAAAAATCTTGTACAACGTGTCTCAATTCTGAAACAACAAAGCAGGGGAAGTGTGGAAACAAtgtgaaagaagagatttttaagattccttaatttcttttatggCCGTATCTTGCTAGGTTTTCTActattctatgtttttttccacAAGCGTGCCAATATGTTGAAAGAAGCGTGTATTCCTAAAAAGGAATGAGGGCTTCATTTCCAACGTATTCATGTGTCACGGTTGTTTAGCTTAAGCTTAATTTGGAAACTACTAACTTCGTGGGGGTTTATTATGGGCGGTTCCGACAATATATTATCTGTTAGGATGGTAAGGATTCTACTCTAGGTTCCAAAACGTGGCAGAAGCTACTGAAGTTAAAACCAATTACGGCTGAGTATGTACATCAGGAGATCCACAATGGTCAGCACTATATATGTACTTTTGTCTTCGATTTTTTTATTCCCATGGGACGTCTTCTCGACTCATAGATGAGGTATGCATTAGAAAATTATGTGTGCCAAAGTATGCAAAGGTCTCACAAGTGGTCACCTAAACTACGTAGTTGAGAATTTGCTAGAAACATCTTGAAATAGCATGGTACACAAAATTGAaatcctttcttttttgtgaTCAACATTTgaatccaacaaaaatatgGCAATAACATTCATAATCATTTTAGTTCAAATATAAGTAAGACGAAAACATGACATAGCCATAGCATATATATAggcaaaacaaagaaagttgACTTAATCAAAGCTATTTTAGATATTATAGGGTTTTTAATGACATCATATctaaagatttgtttcttctaaagaTACTGAAAACTCTTTATTTTGTAATGAttaaaattattcaaattGAACTAAACCTTTTCAGGCAAATACATCAACGGAAATGAACTTAAAGGCAAAACCTTTAACTGTAgtacaataataaaaaaaaacatcacataaattttattttctgaaatggaaaaatcaaaagatgcaGATGATCAACCACTTCACTCGAAATACATCCCTTCGACTAGAGATCATTGATGATGTTAGGAGCACAAACATCAGTGGGGGCAGTGGTGACGGTAGCGAGACAATCGATTTCGGGGTGGTAGTTGTTGTTGTCCATGCAAGGAATGCCCTCGTCCTCTCCATCATTAAGATCCAAATTCATACTCTGATTTGGATctatattcattttcatgttAAAATCATGAAGTTTCTTTGGAATCTGatcataaaaatcataaagagCCTGGTATTGGAATTGAACCGGCTCTtgctgattttggttttgatcttGAATCATACGACCATCAAAACCGATTGGGACAGATGCATCCACAACAGTAGGAGCTACACCAATAGGAGGAGgtacagatgaagaagactcacCGTTCTCCTTAAGGATCTCAACCCTACGAATAACACCATTGAGATACTTGTTAAGAAATACATTCAAATCAAGAAGATCTCTTCCATGAAGATGAGACACGTCCACCTCTCCTTTGAGACAACCAAACATTAAATCTCGAATCTGAGAATTACGGTTCTCATCACGTAGCTTCTGGAGACGTTCTGTTTCTTTGGCGATCCTTTGACGTAAAAACGTCTCTTGATCCACCATCTTCTTGGTCCGGTCCAACACCGAAAACTCCATAAACTTCGACATCACTTCTTCAACGCCTTCCCTTGATGGCCAAGGCTCCTGGATCGAGTTGTACGGGCTACGGATGACCGCACATGCGTCAACACCACATAGAGTTACTAGCTCGTTGAATTTCTTCAGCATCCCTTTCTTCCTTTTGGTGAATGTTGTTTTCCTCACTGAATCATTTTCTATGAACGATAACTTCATCTTCCCCCTCATAtctcttatctttttcttttgtgtattttgCTTTGTCTTGTTAGCATGAGGAGGATGGTTTATATAGTCAATTTTCGAGTCAATAGATTTTTTATTGCTTTGCTGGATatgattaattgattttttattttactaatttttcaGGATTTGTATTAGTTTCACCCTTACGTGTAGGCATGTGATTGATGGTAAAGTGATAATCATTTATCTTTAGAGACAGCCCATATAGATATTTTACCTTTTGGGGggcatatataaaaacaagataTATAGGAAAACAGTTGTATCACATATCTAATGAgatttatactttatttagGAAGTCCAttgaaaggaaaacaaattacatcaaaggtaatttaagatatttcttcaatctctaaattttttctatatgttaatagtttatataaacataattaataaataatttaaaatacatGTAATATCAGTTGGATAGAAAGTAATGTTATGGCTAAACAGTGAAagtaatgttattttattttttttgtttcgttaaGACACATGCTATTATGTGTGTTATCGATTTTGGGTGTTATAACTGTGGGGAAGGGTCCAATAATACAAACCATagctgccaaaaaaaatattagtaactAAACATCAGATTCTAAAGACCACAAAATGTGAGCACATGCTATTGTAAAACCGTGATGTTATTATGAAATAGAGACTCTTATAAGGCAAATGACTGATACAAATTAAAGACGTGTTTGCAAAATAAGTCTAAGCATGAGTAAACATGCATGTTTTATTGAAATCTTtaacagcaaaaaaaatacaaaaactatcACTAGATCCTAGTGATATTAACTTTGAGACCATGTTGCATACGAAAAAGAACAGAAGGAACTGGTTCGGTTTTGTGCCCTTCAACGACCTTGATGTCATAGTTTCGTATGATTTCCGCAGCCACTGTCTTCATCTGTAAGAACGTTAACTTTTTCCCCAAGCAAGCTCTTGGACCGGCGTTAAACGCCAAGAACTTATATGAAGGTTCATGTTTTAACCTTCCACTGTCTGAAATCCATCTCTCTGGTCTGAAATCTTCTGCGTCATCTCCCCAAACAGATTTCATCCTCCCTAATGCATACATAGATATGACAATCTTCCATTTCTCATCTACTCTATGCCCACTTGGAAGTACGTCTGGCTTTGCCGGTGACTTGTGGTTAAATGGAACTGGTGGGTATAACCTTAGCGTCTCACACACGGCACCGTGTAGATACACGAGCTTTTCTAAATCTGCGGGATCAAACCTCGGCATCTTCTTGTTAACCTCTTGTCGGATCTTGTTTATTGCCTCAGGGTTCTTGGACATAAGCCAGAAGAACCAAGTGAGTGCTGAACTTGTTGTATCTCTTGCCGCTATCAAGAAACCCAAAATAGTGTCTTTGATGAATCTATCATCACTTGGTTCCAAGTACTTATATTTGGTCGTGTCCATAGTCATGTAGTATGTCAACACGTCTATGGCCTCTCCTCTTGAGGGATGATGAGTCCCATGACTATTGATCTCCTCTCGTTTAGCCGTTATGATCTTCTCGAGTAGTTGATCGAATACCGCTAGACCTcttttcaatcttttctctaCTCCTACACCAATCAAATATTGGAGCCTCCACAAGAAAACCGGCTTAACATGTCTATAGAAAACCCCGTCAGAAACACCATCGACCGCGTCACCGAACTCAACCTTAGGCATTTCAACGGATAAACATTTTGGATCATACCCGgtcatcaaaatcaaagatgTATCAAACAAGAATCTCTGGAACAAATCTTGCAAGTCGACAAGGATATTTTTATCAGCTGCGTTTTCAAGAATAGGAACAAGCCCTTGCCTTAATTTTCTTACACTTGTACTCACCCAGAACATTTGGAAATCTTGATTACTAAAAATGGCATGAGACGAGTTCCTCATATCCTCCCACAAACCCGAGTCAAC
This sequence is a window from Arabidopsis thaliana chromosome 1 sequence. Protein-coding genes within it:
- the XTH17 gene encoding xyloglucan endotransglucosylase/hydrolase 17; this encodes MSLTSIVHQTIHLRYQYSCENKMKLSCGTSFAFLLLFLLAAQSVHVYAGSFHKDVQIHWGDGRGKIHDRDGKLLSLSLDKSSGSGFQSNQEFLYGKAEVQMKLVPGNSAGTVTTFYLKSPGTTWDEIDFEFLGNISGHPYTLHTNVYTKGTGDKEQQFHLWFDPTVNFHTYCITWNPQRIIFTVDGIPIREFKNPEAIGVPFPTRQPMRLYASLWEAEHWATRGGLEKTDWSKAPFTAFYRNYNVDGCVWANGKSSCSANSPWFTQKLDSNGQTRMKGVQSKYMIYNYCTDKRRFPRGVPAECT
- the CBSX6 gene encoding Cystathionine beta-synthase (CBS) family protein (Cystathionine beta-synthase (CBS) family protein; FUNCTIONS IN: molecular_function unknown; INVOLVED IN: biological_process unknown; LOCATED IN: vacuole; EXPRESSED IN: cultured cell; CONTAINS InterPro DOMAIN/s: Cystathionine beta-synthase, core (InterPro:IPR000644); BEST Arabidopsis thaliana protein match is: CBS domain-containing protein (TAIR:AT5G53750.1); Has 145 Blast hits to 144 proteins in 16 species: Archae - 0; Bacteria - 0; Metazoa - 1; Fungi - 0; Plants - 144; Viruses - 0; Other Eukaryotes - 0 (source: NCBI BLink).) — its product is MASVFLYHVVGDLTVGKPEMVEFYETETVESAIRAIGESTECGIPVWRKRTTPSLPGFVENSEMRQQRFVGILNSLDIVAFLAKTECLQEEKAMKIPVSEVVSPDNTLLKQVDPGTRLIDALEMMKQGVRRLLVPKSVVWRGMSKRFSILYNGKWLKNSENSSSSSGLSADSTNRPTTSMTSSRDKFCCLSREDVIRFLIGVLGALAPLPLTSISTLGIINQNYNFIEASLPAIEATRRPLCDPSAIAVLEQTENEQQFKIIGEISASKLWKCDYLAAAWALANLYAGQFVMGVEDNMSSRSFSDFLQTSFPGGEQNGTATNAKKFSSRSIGFNPTSPTRLSIGRSMYRGRSAPLTCKTSSSLAAVMAQMLSHRATHVWVTEADSDDVLVGVVGYGEILTAVTKQPSAFVPSNRSYEGFGNENQS
- the XTH17 gene encoding xyloglucan endotransglucosylase/hydrolase 17 (xyloglucan endotransglucosylase/hydrolase 17 (XTH17); CONTAINS InterPro DOMAIN/s: Xyloglucan endotransglucosylase/hydrolase (InterPro:IPR016455), Beta-glucanase (InterPro:IPR008264), Xyloglucan endo-transglycosylase, C-terminal (InterPro:IPR010713), Concanavalin A-like lectin/glucanase, subgroup (InterPro:IPR013320), Glycoside hydrolase, family 16, active site (InterPro:IPR008263), Concanavalin A-like lectin/glucanase (InterPro:IPR008985), Glycoside hydrolase, family 16 (InterPro:IPR000757); BEST Arabidopsis thaliana protein match is: xyloglucan endotransglucosylase/hydrolase 18 (TAIR:AT4G30280.1); Has 2226 Blast hits to 2204 proteins in 309 species: Archae - 0; Bacteria - 291; Metazoa - 0; Fungi - 455; Plants - 1386; Viruses - 0; Other Eukaryotes - 94 (source: NCBI BLink).), translating into MKLSCGTSFAFLLLFLLAAQSVHVYAGSFHKDVQIHWGDGRGKIHDRDGKLLSLSLDKSSGSGFQSNQEFLYGKAEVQMKLVPGNSAGTVTTFYLKSPGTTWDEIDFEFLGNISGHPYTLHTNVYTKGTGDKEQQFHLWFDPTVNFHTYCITWNPQRIIFTVDGIPIREFKNPEAIGVPFPTRQPMRLYASLWEAEHWATRGGLEKTDWSKAPFTAFYRNYNVDGCVWANGKSSCSANSPWFTQKLDSNGQTRMKGVQSKYMIYNYCTDKRRFPRGVPAECT
- the PHE1 gene encoding MADS-box transcription factor family protein (PHERES1 (PHE1); CONTAINS InterPro DOMAIN/s: Transcription factor, MADS-box (InterPro:IPR002100); BEST Arabidopsis thaliana protein match is: AGAMOUS-like 38 (TAIR:AT1G65300.1); Has 3933 Blast hits to 3931 proteins in 449 species: Archae - 0; Bacteria - 0; Metazoa - 161; Fungi - 84; Plants - 3665; Viruses - 0; Other Eukaryotes - 23 (source: NCBI BLink).) encodes the protein MRGKMKLSFIENDSVRKTTFTKRKKGMLKKFNELVTLCGVDACAVIRSPYNSIQEPWPSREGVEEVMSKFMEFSVLDRTKKMVDQETFLRQRIAKETERLQKLRDENRNSQIRDLMFGCLKGEVDVSHLHGRDLLDLNVFLNKYLNGVIRRVEILKENGESSSSVPPPIGVAPTVVDASVPIGFDGRMIQDQNQNQQEPVQFQYQALYDFYDQIPKKLHDFNMKMNIDPNQSMNLDLNDGEDEGIPCMDNNNYHPEIDCLATVTTAPTDVCAPNIINDL